Genomic window (Bosea vaviloviae):
CGAACTCCTCCGGCCCATGCAGCGCGCCCGAGTCGAACAGCAGCGCATCGCCCGGCTTCAAGCGATAGCGTCCCTCGGCGTGCCGGTAGACCACCTCGCCGCTGAGCATGTAGATGAACTCGACGCCGGCATGCTGGAAGCCGGTGAAGGGCGAGGCGTCCTCGCGCAGCGTGATGAGATAGGGTTCGACTACCACGTCGCCGCCAAGGGCATGGCCCAGGAGCTCATAGACATGCCCGGCCTTGGTGCCGCGCCGCTCGATGTTGACACCCTTGCCGGCCGGCACATAGGAGCAGTCGCTCTTCTCCTCGAAGGCGGCAAAAAGCGTGCTGATCGGTACGTTGACGCTGGCGGCGATGGCCGCGATCGTGCTGAGCGACGGCGAGATCTGCCCGTTCTCGATCTTCGACAGCATGCCGGCCGAGATCCCGGCCGCCGCCGCGAGATCGGCAACCGACAAATCATGCGAGCGCCGGATCGCGCGGATCTGACGGCCGAGCGCGATCTCCAGTGTTTTGCGTGTCTCCCCCGGCGCTCCCGAGCCGGTCGAACTGTCCTGGACGCTCAACGACAGCACCATCCCCTGCCAACCGCGCATCGTCGCGCTCGCCTGCAGACAGCAGGATCGGCCGGGGCGAGTCAACCGCCGCCAACGCGAGCGAAACGCACCGCGAGATCGGCTTTCGCCGATGGTGGAGCGTCGGGCGGGAGCGGGCTGCATCGAGAGGGGGATAGCGACCGTCATTCTAAAAGACCGGAACCCGGCCATCCCAGGCATTCCGGTAAAGCGCGATGATGTCATCGGTATCCGGGACGCGCGGATTGTTCTGCGGCGTCCCGGAGCTGAGCGCCTGCCGCGCCATCTCCGGCAGCAGCGCCTTGTAGCGCTCCCCGTCGATGCCGAAGCTTTGCGGCGTCGGAACCTTGAGCCGCGCATTCAGCCCGATGAAGCCTTGGACGAGCACGCGGCCGGCGTGCTCGTCGCTGTCACTCGCGCTCGCCCAGCCGAGCGCCCGCGCCGCGGCTGCGTATTGTCGCGGTGCCGCCGACAAGGAATAGGCGGTGACGAGCGGCAGCAGCATGGCGTTCGACAGGCCGTGCGGCACATGGAACAACGCTCCGATCGGGCGGCTGAGGCCATGGATCAGCGCCGTCGAGGTGTTGGAGACGGCAAGCCCCGCATGGGTCGCTCCGAGCATCATGGCCTCGCGGGCGGCGCGGTTGCCTGGCTCGCTTGCCGCCGTTTCGAGATGGGCGCCGATCAGCGCCAGCGCCGAGGATGCGAGCGCGTCGGCATGGGCGTTGCGGTTGCGGTTGATGATCGCTTCCAAAGCATGCGTCAGCGCATCGAGCCCGGTGTCGACCGTGACGCGGAACGGGCAGCTCAGGGTCAACTCGAAATCGACGATTGCGGCGGCCGGCAAGGCGGCTGTTCCCAGGATCAGCATCTTCTCGTGTCGCTGCGTGTCGGTGATCACACAGGCCCGCGTCACCTCGCTGCCTGTCCCAGCCGTCGTCGGAACCGCGATGAAGGGCATCACGCTCAGGTCGACGATGCGCGGAACTTTCAGGGCGTGGACCGCTTCCCCGGTGCTGGCAACGATGGCCGCGGCCTTGCCCGTGTCGATGGCGCTGCCGCCGCCGAAGCCGATGACGCTGTCGCGGTTGCTGCTGCGTATCTGTTCCACGGCGAGATCGACCGTGGCGTCGGTGGGATCCTCGATGACCTCCGCGAAGATATCGAGATCGATCCCGTCAGCGCGCATGGCGGCGATCGCCGGCTCGGCCAGCCCCAGCTTGAGGACGCCGGGGTCGATGACGAGCAAGGGCCGCGAGACGCTAAGGCGCTGCAGCAGGGCGGGAAGCTGCCCGATCGATCCGCCGCCGACGATGAGTTCGCGAGGGGTGAGGATGCGGTTGATCATCTGCGCCTCGCCATCCCGTCGACAGGGATGCTCAATGGGGAAGGATGCTCAATGGGCAAGCATGCTCAATGGGGAAGGATCTTCGACAGGAACTGTTTCGCGCGCTCGCTTTCGGGGGCGGCGAAGAACTGTTCCGTGTCGCTGTTCTCGACGATCTCGCCGCGATCCATGAAGACGACCCTGTCGGCGACCTTGCGGGCGAACCCCATTTCATGAGTGACGACCATCATCGTCATGCCCTCCTGGGCGAGCCCGACCATGACGTCGAGAACCTCGTTGATCATCT
Coding sequences:
- a CDS encoding helix-turn-helix domain-containing protein → MRGWQGMVLSLSVQDSSTGSGAPGETRKTLEIALGRQIRAIRRSHDLSVADLAAAAGISAGMLSKIENGQISPSLSTIAAIAASVNVPISTLFAAFEEKSDCSYVPAGKGVNIERRGTKAGHVYELLGHALGGDVVVEPYLITLREDASPFTGFQHAGVEFIYMLSGEVVYRHAEGRYRLKPGDALLFDSGALHGPEEFVQLPMTYLSIIVYPRQAL
- a CDS encoding iron-containing alcohol dehydrogenase, yielding MINRILTPRELIVGGGSIGQLPALLQRLSVSRPLLVIDPGVLKLGLAEPAIAAMRADGIDLDIFAEVIEDPTDATVDLAVEQIRSSNRDSVIGFGGGSAIDTGKAAAIVASTGEAVHALKVPRIVDLSVMPFIAVPTTAGTGSEVTRACVITDTQRHEKMLILGTAALPAAAIVDFELTLSCPFRVTVDTGLDALTHALEAIINRNRNAHADALASSALALIGAHLETAASEPGNRAAREAMMLGATHAGLAVSNTSTALIHGLSRPIGALFHVPHGLSNAMLLPLVTAYSLSAAPRQYAAAARALGWASASDSDEHAGRVLVQGFIGLNARLKVPTPQSFGIDGERYKALLPEMARQALSSGTPQNNPRVPDTDDIIALYRNAWDGRVPVF